A window of the Streptomyces albireticuli genome harbors these coding sequences:
- a CDS encoding pyridoxal-dependent decarboxylase yields MPQLTGFRSGASRAAGDIEGVDGQAGLRLLAESVDEVVWLDHCPFLSASFQPAPSWLRHERVSAFQPLPEPPPGHRPPPPDPRRLCVSFAPEHGTNARTWARTYGYRLLAPDPGVTAWAADKIHAVELFARAGVPTPPSRIVPATGRAPAGTYWNDRWPRAVAQRRQNNLIGRGTVLVDSPSDLQDFLDTWPGEPVKLSRYAPGISLTVTACAGPDRTIVSAVSHQLVGLPELAAGWGTHCGNQLVHPDDLPAGWYGQAREAARRVGEVLRGRGFRGVFGLDLVEDTGRLTAVEVNPRFQTVVSLVQAVERGAGLLPSLGLHILSFLLPALPDPVARELPPGPHPSQLVVHTATDTTVHDLAPSGRYRKAGHEVTGPLPATVGIAADEALWWGIARPGPVRAGDELALAQFGRPVAALEPRPRPGPDALAWIDAFLRRSRIGTEGPSGFPGQDLPHTSPAGAPPAAGLPPLRLDEQRMREAGHHTIELIIKRLTTTDDRPPLHVPSPDTLRTALDEPLPEHGTSDLPALLDHVTHRALGEATRLDHPRCFAFVPSTGNFPAVLADALAAAHLSVPGAWLVGAGPTQLELTTLGWLKALLGLPDSHGGLFVSGGSLANLTALAVARDHHLGADRAHARLYCSTQAHPSVPRAAHLLGLTRDQLSAVPADENLRLDTSAVARRIARDRDEGLRPFAVVATLGTTGTGAVDPLDELAGLCEREGLWLHIDGAHGAAAAATPRGHHLRGALRRADSLTVDPHKWLFQPYEAGCVLLRRPGLLPATFALGRHALDTGYLQPTASRGDEVNLSDHGPQQSRGLRALKLWLSLKTFGAQAFRQAIEHGMDLAEHAAALIAAHPDLRLVTPPSLAVLTFRYHPADAPEDWDADAAQERVSRDVCAGGQALILTTRVRGATVLRMCTINPTSTRADVEAVLESVARQGREP; encoded by the coding sequence GTGCCACAGCTGACCGGGTTCCGGAGCGGTGCCTCCCGGGCCGCCGGGGACATCGAGGGCGTCGACGGGCAGGCGGGGCTGCGCCTGCTGGCCGAGTCCGTCGACGAGGTCGTGTGGCTGGACCACTGCCCCTTCCTGAGCGCGTCGTTCCAGCCGGCGCCGTCCTGGCTGAGACATGAGCGGGTCTCCGCGTTCCAGCCGCTGCCCGAGCCCCCACCCGGCCATCGGCCGCCCCCGCCCGACCCCCGCCGGCTGTGCGTGTCCTTCGCCCCCGAACACGGCACCAACGCCCGTACCTGGGCCCGCACGTACGGATACCGGCTGCTCGCCCCGGATCCCGGTGTCACGGCCTGGGCCGCGGACAAGATCCATGCCGTCGAGCTCTTCGCGAGGGCGGGCGTACCCACGCCGCCGTCACGGATCGTCCCCGCGACGGGCCGGGCACCGGCCGGGACGTACTGGAACGACCGCTGGCCGCGGGCGGTCGCCCAAAGGAGGCAGAACAACCTCATCGGCCGCGGGACCGTCCTCGTCGACTCCCCGTCGGACCTCCAGGACTTCCTGGACACCTGGCCGGGCGAGCCGGTCAAGCTCAGCCGTTACGCCCCCGGGATCTCCCTGACCGTCACCGCCTGCGCGGGACCGGACCGCACCATTGTCTCGGCGGTCTCCCACCAACTCGTGGGGCTCCCGGAACTGGCCGCCGGCTGGGGCACCCACTGCGGCAACCAGCTCGTACACCCCGACGACCTGCCCGCGGGCTGGTACGGGCAGGCCCGCGAGGCCGCCCGTCGCGTGGGTGAAGTGCTCCGCGGACGCGGCTTCCGCGGAGTGTTCGGCCTGGACCTCGTCGAGGACACCGGCCGGCTGACGGCCGTCGAAGTCAACCCCCGGTTCCAGACCGTCGTCTCCCTCGTCCAGGCCGTCGAGCGCGGCGCGGGACTCCTGCCGTCCCTGGGCCTGCACATCCTGTCCTTCCTGCTCCCCGCCCTTCCCGATCCGGTGGCACGGGAACTCCCACCGGGCCCGCACCCCAGCCAGCTCGTGGTGCACACCGCCACGGACACCACCGTGCACGACCTCGCCCCCTCGGGGCGCTACCGAAAAGCCGGCCATGAAGTGACCGGCCCGCTCCCCGCCACCGTCGGCATCGCCGCCGACGAAGCCCTGTGGTGGGGCATCGCCCGCCCCGGACCCGTCCGTGCCGGCGACGAGCTGGCGCTCGCCCAGTTCGGGCGGCCCGTCGCGGCCCTCGAACCACGCCCGCGCCCGGGACCGGACGCACTGGCGTGGATCGACGCGTTCCTCCGGCGGTCCCGGATCGGCACCGAAGGCCCCTCCGGCTTCCCCGGCCAGGACCTGCCGCACACGTCACCAGCAGGCGCGCCACCAGCAGCCGGACTCCCGCCCCTGCGGCTGGACGAACAGCGGATGCGCGAAGCCGGCCACCACACCATCGAACTGATCATCAAACGGCTCACCACGACAGATGACCGGCCGCCCCTCCACGTACCCTCGCCCGACACCCTCCGGACCGCCCTGGACGAGCCCCTTCCCGAGCACGGCACCTCGGACCTGCCCGCACTCCTCGACCACGTCACCCACCGGGCACTCGGCGAGGCGACCCGCCTGGACCACCCGCGCTGCTTCGCCTTCGTCCCCTCGACCGGCAACTTCCCGGCCGTACTCGCCGACGCGCTCGCCGCCGCCCACCTGTCCGTCCCCGGAGCCTGGCTCGTCGGCGCCGGGCCCACCCAGCTCGAACTCACCACTCTCGGCTGGCTCAAGGCACTGCTCGGCCTGCCCGACAGCCACGGTGGCCTGTTCGTCAGCGGCGGCTCCCTGGCCAATCTCACCGCCCTGGCCGTCGCCCGCGACCACCACCTGGGCGCCGACCGCGCACACGCCCGCCTGTACTGCTCCACCCAGGCCCACCCGTCCGTCCCGCGCGCGGCGCACCTCCTGGGTCTCACGCGTGACCAGCTCTCCGCCGTCCCCGCGGATGAGAACCTGCGCCTGGACACCTCCGCCGTCGCCCGGCGGATCGCCCGGGACCGGGACGAGGGCCTGCGCCCCTTCGCCGTCGTCGCCACCCTCGGCACCACGGGGACCGGCGCCGTCGACCCCCTCGACGAACTCGCCGGCCTGTGCGAGCGGGAGGGGCTGTGGCTCCACATCGACGGAGCCCACGGTGCGGCGGCCGCCGCCACTCCCCGCGGTCACCATCTGCGCGGCGCCCTGCGGCGGGCCGACTCCCTCACCGTCGACCCGCACAAGTGGCTCTTCCAGCCCTACGAGGCCGGCTGCGTCCTGCTCCGTCGCCCCGGGCTGCTGCCCGCCACCTTCGCGCTGGGACGCCACGCCCTGGACACCGGTTACCTCCAGCCGACCGCATCCCGGGGCGACGAGGTCAACCTCTCGGACCACGGGCCGCAGCAGAGCCGAGGTCTGCGGGCCCTCAAGCTCTGGCTCTCGCTCAAGACCTTCGGCGCCCAGGCGTTCCGGCAGGCCATCGAGCACGGCATGGACCTCGCCGAGCACGCCGCCGCGCTCATCGCCGCCCACCCCGATCTGAGGCTGGTCACCCCGCCCAGCCTCGCCGTCCTCACCTTTCGCTACCACCCGGCCGACGCGCCGGAGGACTGGGACGCCGACGCCGCCCAGGAACGTGTCAGCCGCGACGTCTGCGCCGGTGGTCAGGCCCTGATCCTGACCACCCGGGTGCGCGGAGCCACCGTGCTGCGGATGTGCACCATCAACCCCACCAGCACCCGGGCGGACGTCGAGGCCGTCCTGGAATCGGTCGCTCGTCAGGGCCGTGAGCCCTGA
- a CDS encoding GntP family permease, protein MLSDVAAPPPTPHTGGLPALIGGTGGLLTVAVLGIALLLFLIIKVRLQPFVALLTVSIAVGLSAGLSVTELFGTVQKSDAVSMIESGIGGILGHIAIIIGLGTMLGAILEVSGGAEVLSHRLLSLFGEQRAPLAMGLTGLIFGIPIFFDVGIFVLAPIVYATAKRSGRSILLYAMPLLAALSMTHAFLPPHPGPVAAAGLFDVSLGWVIVMGIVCGIPAVLAAWAYAAWIGKRLFVAVPQDMAEAAEEAKAAIAAEQAQGGVAPRGKPVSLSVVLSIIGTPLLLILAATFSSITLDPSTPRSLVEFLGNPFVALTIALLMAYYLLGIRRGWSRKSLETVSTASLKPVGNILLVVGAGSVFGAVLKGSGIAGALADTFGGMGLPVIVLAYLISLVLRVAQGSATVAIVATAGITVPLVEGAGHSQAYLALVIIAISAGSIFASHVNDGGFWIVAKYFGISERDTLKSWTVLESVLSVTGFAVAAALSTVV, encoded by the coding sequence ATGCTTTCCGATGTCGCCGCACCCCCACCGACACCCCACACCGGCGGGCTGCCGGCCCTCATCGGCGGCACCGGCGGTCTGCTGACCGTGGCGGTCCTCGGTATCGCCCTTCTGCTCTTCCTGATCATCAAGGTCAGGCTTCAGCCCTTCGTGGCCCTGCTCACGGTCTCCATCGCGGTCGGCCTGTCCGCCGGGCTGTCGGTCACCGAGCTCTTCGGCACCGTGCAGAAGTCCGACGCCGTCTCGATGATCGAGAGCGGCATAGGCGGCATACTCGGGCACATCGCGATCATCATCGGCCTCGGCACGATGCTCGGCGCGATCCTGGAGGTGTCGGGCGGCGCCGAGGTCCTCTCGCACCGGCTGCTGAGCCTCTTCGGGGAGCAGCGCGCCCCCCTCGCCATGGGTCTCACGGGCCTGATCTTCGGCATCCCCATCTTCTTCGACGTCGGCATCTTCGTCCTCGCGCCGATCGTCTACGCCACCGCCAAACGGTCGGGCAGATCGATCCTGCTGTACGCGATGCCGTTGCTGGCCGCCCTGTCGATGACCCACGCGTTCCTGCCCCCGCACCCCGGCCCGGTCGCCGCCGCCGGCCTGTTCGACGTATCGCTCGGCTGGGTCATCGTCATGGGCATCGTCTGCGGCATCCCCGCCGTCCTCGCGGCCTGGGCCTACGCGGCCTGGATCGGCAAGCGCCTCTTCGTCGCCGTCCCCCAGGACATGGCCGAAGCCGCGGAGGAGGCCAAGGCGGCGATCGCCGCCGAACAGGCGCAGGGAGGCGTCGCACCGCGCGGGAAGCCGGTCTCCCTCTCCGTCGTGCTCAGCATCATCGGGACGCCACTGCTGCTGATCCTGGCCGCCACCTTCTCCTCCATCACGCTCGACCCGTCGACACCGCGGTCCCTCGTCGAGTTCCTCGGCAACCCGTTCGTGGCCCTGACGATCGCCCTCCTCATGGCGTACTACCTGCTCGGCATCCGCCGCGGCTGGTCCCGTAAGTCCCTGGAGACGGTCTCGACCGCCTCCCTGAAGCCCGTCGGCAACATCCTTCTCGTGGTCGGCGCCGGCAGTGTCTTCGGCGCCGTCCTCAAGGGGTCCGGTATCGCCGGCGCCCTCGCCGACACCTTCGGTGGCATGGGACTGCCCGTGATCGTTCTCGCCTACCTGATATCCCTGGTCCTGCGCGTGGCCCAGGGCTCGGCCACGGTCGCCATCGTCGCCACCGCGGGCATCACCGTCCCGCTGGTCGAAGGCGCCGGCCACTCCCAGGCCTACCTCGCCCTGGTGATCATCGCGATCTCGGCCGGCTCGATCTTCGCCTCGCACGTCAATGACGGCGGCTTCTGGATCGTGGCGAAGTACTTCGGCATCTCGGAGCGTGACACCCTCAAGTCCTGGACGGTTCTGGAGTCCGTCCTCTCCGTGACCGGCTTCGCGGTCGCCGCGGCGCTGAGTACGGTCGTCTGA
- a CDS encoding pyridoxal phosphate-dependent decarboxylase family protein: MALEQWLERAVGAFHAWAGEYEAYAAHPAMAVDEGACASAFAELDVRLRGSYPFFHPCYAGQMLKPPHPVAVAGYLAAMLVNSNNHALDGGPATSAMEEETVERLAAMFGLRTHLGHLTSGGTLANLEALFVARESHPGQGIAVSAEAHYTHARMGHLLGMRVHTVPVDVRGRMDTGALGQLLSTGEVGTVVATTGTTALGAVDPLHLIVPLARRHGARVHVDAAYGGFFTLLADEEPSGALVAGDPWRAIAHCDSVVIDPHKHGLQPYGCGAVLFSDPAVARFYRHDSPYTYFTSQRPHLGEISLECSRSGASAAALWLTLKLLPLTRQGLGAVLAAGRRAALRWAEMIDASPVLELYQPPELDIVTCHPRTTPATLSRIGFASNEVMRRGMTAEEDPVFLSVARIGAADFTARHEAAAADRDHTHILRSVLMKPESELYLERLHSRVETLAGASVKEEPPCHS; this comes from the coding sequence ATGGCGCTGGAGCAGTGGCTTGAGCGGGCTGTGGGGGCATTTCACGCATGGGCCGGGGAGTACGAGGCGTACGCGGCCCATCCCGCCATGGCGGTGGACGAGGGCGCCTGCGCGTCGGCGTTCGCGGAGCTGGACGTTCGCCTGCGCGGCAGCTATCCGTTCTTCCACCCTTGCTACGCCGGGCAGATGCTCAAGCCGCCGCACCCCGTCGCCGTCGCGGGCTATCTGGCCGCCATGCTCGTCAACTCCAACAACCACGCCCTGGACGGCGGTCCGGCCACCTCGGCCATGGAGGAGGAGACCGTCGAGCGGCTCGCGGCCATGTTCGGCCTGCGGACGCACCTGGGGCACCTCACCAGCGGTGGCACCCTGGCGAACCTGGAGGCGTTGTTCGTCGCCCGTGAGAGTCACCCCGGCCAGGGGATCGCCGTCAGCGCCGAAGCCCACTACACCCATGCCCGGATGGGCCACCTGCTCGGCATGCGGGTGCACACGGTGCCCGTCGACGTCCGCGGGCGCATGGATACGGGTGCGCTGGGGCAGCTGCTGTCCACCGGGGAGGTCGGGACGGTCGTCGCCACCACGGGGACCACGGCGCTGGGGGCCGTCGATCCCCTGCACCTCATCGTGCCGCTGGCCCGGCGGCATGGTGCGCGCGTCCATGTGGACGCCGCCTACGGTGGTTTCTTCACGCTCCTCGCCGACGAGGAGCCCTCGGGGGCTCTGGTGGCGGGGGATCCTTGGCGGGCCATCGCCCACTGCGACTCGGTGGTGATCGATCCGCACAAGCACGGCTTGCAGCCGTACGGCTGCGGGGCGGTGCTCTTCAGCGACCCGGCGGTCGCCCGCTTCTACCGGCACGACTCCCCGTACACCTACTTCACGTCCCAGCGGCCGCACCTCGGGGAAATCAGTCTGGAGTGCTCACGTTCCGGTGCCTCCGCGGCCGCCCTGTGGCTGACCCTCAAGCTGCTGCCGCTGACGCGCCAGGGGCTCGGCGCTGTCCTCGCGGCCGGGCGCAGGGCCGCACTGCGCTGGGCGGAAATGATCGACGCGTCGCCCGTCCTGGAGCTGTACCAGCCGCCCGAGCTCGACATCGTCACCTGCCACCCGCGCACCACACCCGCCACGCTGTCCCGGATCGGCTTCGCGAGCAACGAGGTGATGCGCCGAGGTATGACGGCCGAGGAAGACCCCGTCTTCCTCAGTGTCGCCCGCATCGGCGCCGCCGACTTCACCGCCCGCCATGAGGCAGCCGCCGCGGACCGTGATCACACCCACATCCTGCGCAGTGTGCTGATGAAACCGGAGAGCGAGCTCTACCTGGAGCGGTTGCACTCCCGGGTGGAGACCCTGGCAGGAGCATCGGTCAAGGAGGAACCGCCGTGCCACAGCTGA
- a CDS encoding type I polyketide synthase, which yields MDAEPIALVGVGCTLPGKVHGLEDMHTVLREGRDCVEEIPSSRWDVDALYDPDPLALGKTYVRHGGFVDDVDRFDAAFFGISDAEAARMDPQQRLLLQTVWHALEHAGQNPDEIRGSSTGVFIAMMNSNNYAFLKHDLGGLTGITAYDSMADEISISAGRIAHFLDLKGPCLTVDTACSGSLTALHLARQSILTGECDSAIVAGVNLILSPDVHISFCKLGLFSRGGQCRAFDAKADGYVRSEGCVAALVRRESLAEERGDPILASVLGTAINHDGRTPALTAPNGRTQEQVIRAVLSRTGVDPAGVDYVEAHGTGTPVGDPIEMNAIAGAYGHAHTADRPLYVGSVKSNFGHTEAPAGLLGVVKAALSLHHETIYPSIHLDHLNPKIDLTGAAVEVPGEAVPWPRGDVPRLAAVNSFGYSGTNAHAILREAPLPRHSAGEGARPRPAELLVLSAKSPESLDALADRWADHLARTDQEALPAAVFTAAAGRAAHRHRLAVTGRGALGIANDLRLWRTRRAPASVSGGHPAKPVRTAFVFTGQGVQYPGMGRELHDSEPVFAAAIERCAEVLDAELPVPLRQLLFDERSPEELDDTRLAQPALFAVEYALAALLRSWGVVPDAVTGHSIGEVVAACVAGMLSLEDAARFSALRGRLMGELPRDGVMLAVSATPETVRDWISGREADVSLAAVNGPRAVVVSGRAEAVDDVARLATAAGVRTTRLRTSHAFHSPLMDPALPELGKAAAALRPAAPAVPVLSNVTGEPLTGAEGPEYWSQQLRRPVLFHDGMRAVAALGCTAVVEIGPHPALRAHIPEAFGTTDVTVIPTLLRDRKDVRNLLTAAGALFTAGAAIDMPALYRGPRHRRTSSAPRYPFRKDRYWLTHTPDAGRGERAEPAPRRQPTAPAVPAGPGPAARTVHRHEVRPGTPWADHRILGATVFPATGYLGLAVDAYASVNGHGSAPVELTDVGFVRPLLLAPAKASGVQVGLEGDGPAADGRFRFTVAGAEGSPRYCQGTVGPAARQDSSVTRPEELRTAMSAELAPGRLYGLLREDGMEYGASFSTVRELWLDEAGGQALGRITAAPDGASRVGHEHRFATMLDGCLHLTAAAARDGAAVRGTYLPVGVGRMVLRGPLPDQVWGHVRLRPNDARTAFTARLRVLDDAGTVVAEMEDVEFRRIASLTDTSAVPAAPAVPDGRSAESGDSRQELRERVEPLPAEERRQVVIGWLTDEIIETLGRMSAELAVDIHHLDPSLALLEIGLDSLSITELQRRIQEKLNFRFKAMEALEYQSIEELAEYLLQRVILAETADTAPAPAHS from the coding sequence ATGGATGCCGAGCCCATTGCCTTAGTAGGAGTCGGGTGCACACTCCCCGGAAAAGTCCACGGGCTGGAAGACATGCACACGGTCCTGCGCGAAGGGCGGGACTGTGTCGAGGAGATCCCGTCCAGCCGGTGGGACGTGGACGCGCTCTACGATCCCGATCCCCTGGCCCTGGGCAAGACCTATGTCCGCCACGGCGGATTCGTCGACGACGTCGACCGCTTCGACGCGGCGTTCTTCGGCATCTCGGACGCCGAGGCCGCCCGCATGGATCCGCAGCAGCGCCTGCTCCTCCAGACCGTGTGGCACGCCCTGGAGCACGCCGGGCAGAACCCCGACGAGATCAGGGGCAGCAGCACCGGCGTCTTCATCGCGATGATGAACAGCAACAACTACGCCTTCCTCAAGCACGACCTAGGGGGCCTCACCGGGATCACGGCCTACGACTCGATGGCCGACGAGATCAGCATCAGCGCCGGCCGCATCGCCCACTTCCTCGACCTGAAGGGGCCGTGCCTCACCGTCGACACCGCCTGCTCGGGTTCGCTGACCGCGCTGCACCTGGCCCGGCAGTCCATCCTCACCGGCGAGTGCGACTCGGCGATCGTCGCCGGGGTCAATCTGATCCTCTCCCCCGATGTGCACATCTCCTTCTGCAAGCTGGGCCTGTTCTCCCGGGGCGGGCAGTGCCGGGCGTTCGACGCGAAGGCGGACGGCTACGTCCGCAGCGAGGGCTGCGTGGCCGCGCTGGTGCGCCGTGAGTCGCTCGCCGAGGAGCGCGGCGACCCCATCCTGGCCAGCGTCCTCGGCACCGCGATCAACCACGACGGCCGCACCCCCGCGCTGACCGCGCCCAACGGCCGCACCCAGGAGCAGGTGATCCGGGCGGTGCTGTCGCGCACCGGCGTCGATCCCGCCGGGGTCGACTACGTCGAGGCGCACGGCACCGGGACCCCGGTCGGCGACCCCATCGAGATGAACGCCATCGCCGGCGCCTACGGCCACGCCCACACCGCGGACCGGCCGCTCTACGTCGGGTCGGTGAAGAGCAACTTCGGCCACACCGAGGCCCCTGCCGGCCTCCTCGGTGTCGTCAAGGCCGCTCTCTCCCTGCACCACGAGACCATCTACCCCAGCATCCACCTCGACCACCTGAACCCCAAGATCGATCTGACGGGCGCCGCGGTGGAGGTGCCCGGAGAGGCCGTGCCCTGGCCCCGGGGGGACGTCCCGCGCCTGGCCGCCGTCAACTCCTTCGGCTACAGCGGCACCAACGCCCACGCGATCCTGCGGGAGGCACCACTGCCCCGGCACAGCGCCGGGGAGGGCGCGCGGCCGCGCCCCGCCGAGCTGCTGGTCCTGTCGGCCAAGTCCCCGGAGAGCCTGGACGCGCTGGCCGACCGCTGGGCGGATCACCTGGCCAGGACCGATCAGGAGGCCCTGCCGGCGGCCGTGTTCACCGCCGCCGCCGGGCGTGCCGCGCACCGCCACCGCCTCGCGGTGACCGGGCGGGGCGCCCTCGGTATCGCCAACGATCTCCGGTTGTGGCGGACCCGCCGGGCACCCGCGTCGGTCAGCGGCGGGCATCCGGCCAAACCCGTCCGGACGGCCTTCGTCTTCACCGGCCAGGGCGTGCAGTACCCCGGGATGGGCCGCGAACTCCACGACAGCGAGCCGGTCTTCGCCGCCGCGATCGAGCGGTGCGCCGAGGTGCTCGACGCGGAACTGCCCGTGCCGCTGCGGCAGCTCCTCTTCGACGAGCGCTCCCCGGAGGAGCTCGACGACACACGGCTCGCCCAGCCGGCGCTGTTCGCCGTCGAGTACGCGCTCGCCGCCCTGCTGCGTTCCTGGGGGGTCGTCCCGGACGCCGTGACCGGGCACAGCATCGGCGAGGTCGTCGCCGCGTGCGTCGCCGGCATGCTCTCCCTGGAGGACGCCGCCCGCTTCAGCGCGCTGCGCGGCCGTCTCATGGGCGAACTGCCGCGCGACGGAGTGATGCTGGCCGTATCCGCGACCCCGGAGACGGTGCGGGACTGGATCTCCGGGCGCGAGGCCGACGTCTCCCTCGCCGCGGTCAACGGCCCGCGCGCCGTGGTCGTCTCCGGCCGGGCGGAGGCCGTGGACGACGTGGCCCGCCTGGCCACGGCCGCGGGTGTCCGGACCACCCGGCTGCGCACCTCGCACGCCTTCCACTCACCGCTGATGGACCCGGCCCTGCCCGAGCTGGGCAAGGCGGCCGCGGCACTCCGCCCGGCGGCTCCGGCCGTCCCGGTGCTCTCCAATGTGACGGGCGAGCCCCTGACCGGCGCCGAGGGCCCGGAGTACTGGAGCCAGCAGCTCCGCCGGCCGGTCCTGTTCCACGACGGCATGCGCGCGGTGGCCGCCCTGGGCTGCACCGCGGTCGTCGAGATCGGCCCGCACCCCGCCCTGCGGGCGCACATCCCGGAGGCGTTCGGCACCACGGACGTCACGGTGATCCCCACCCTGCTGCGCGACCGGAAGGACGTACGCAACCTCCTCACCGCCGCGGGCGCCCTGTTCACCGCGGGGGCCGCGATCGACATGCCCGCGCTCTACCGCGGTCCGCGTCACCGCCGCACCTCGTCCGCCCCGCGGTACCCGTTCCGCAAGGACCGCTACTGGCTGACGCACACGCCGGACGCCGGACGCGGTGAGCGGGCCGAACCGGCCCCGCGCCGGCAGCCCACGGCCCCGGCGGTCCCTGCCGGGCCGGGGCCCGCCGCCCGGACCGTCCACCGGCACGAGGTGCGGCCGGGCACGCCGTGGGCGGACCACCGCATCCTCGGTGCGACCGTCTTCCCGGCCACCGGCTACCTGGGCCTGGCCGTGGACGCCTACGCCTCGGTCAACGGCCACGGCTCCGCGCCGGTCGAGCTGACCGACGTCGGCTTCGTCCGGCCGCTCCTCCTGGCCCCCGCCAAGGCCAGCGGCGTCCAGGTCGGCCTGGAGGGCGACGGCCCCGCGGCGGACGGCCGCTTCCGGTTCACCGTGGCCGGAGCGGAGGGCTCGCCCCGGTACTGCCAGGGGACGGTCGGACCCGCCGCGCGGCAGGACTCCTCCGTGACCCGTCCCGAGGAACTGCGCACGGCGATGTCCGCGGAGCTCGCGCCCGGGCGGCTGTACGGGCTGCTGCGGGAGGACGGCATGGAGTACGGCGCGAGCTTCTCCACCGTCCGCGAGCTGTGGCTGGACGAGGCGGGCGGCCAGGCGCTGGGCCGGATCACGGCCGCTCCCGACGGGGCGTCACGCGTGGGCCACGAGCACCGGTTCGCCACCATGCTCGACGGCTGCCTGCACCTGACCGCCGCGGCGGCGCGCGACGGCGCGGCGGTCAGGGGTACCTACCTCCCGGTCGGCGTGGGCCGTATGGTGCTGCGGGGCCCGCTCCCCGACCAGGTCTGGGGTCACGTCCGGCTGCGGCCCAACGACGCCCGGACGGCGTTCACGGCCCGGCTGCGCGTCCTGGACGACGCCGGGACCGTCGTCGCGGAGATGGAGGACGTCGAGTTCCGGCGCATCGCCTCGCTGACCGACACCTCGGCGGTCCCGGCCGCACCGGCCGTACCCGACGGCCGCTCCGCGGAGAGCGGCGACTCGCGACAGGAACTGCGGGAGCGCGTCGAGCCCCTCCCGGCCGAAGAGCGCCGGCAGGTGGTCATCGGCTGGCTCACCGACGAGATCATCGAGACCCTCGGCCGGATGTCGGCCGAACTGGCGGTGGACATCCACCACCTCGATCCTTCCCTGGCCCTGCTGGAGATCGGCCTGGACTCCCTGAGCATCACCGAACTCCAGCGGCGCATCCAGGAAAAGCTCAACTTCCGCTTCAAGGCGATGGAGGCCCTGGAGTACCAGAGCATCGAGGAACTGGCGGAGTACCTCCTCCAGCGGGTCATCCTGGCGGAGACGGCCGACACGGCACCCGCCCCGGCCCACTCCTGA